One Gossypium raimondii isolate GPD5lz chromosome 3, ASM2569854v1, whole genome shotgun sequence genomic window carries:
- the LOC105795148 gene encoding urea-proton symporter DUR3 isoform X2, with the protein MAIEIKRKAPHAHTVCEIVKARWGKAAHFVFLTFCLMTNIIVTAMLLLGGGSVVNALTGVNIYAASFLIPLGVIVYTLAGGLKATFLASYIHSVIVHVALVIFVYLVYTASDKLGSPSIIHHHLQEVASKLRTCKEPISHNGQSCGPIAGNYKGSYLTIMSSGGLVFGIINIVGNFGTVFVDNGYWVSAIAARPSSTHKGYLLGGLVWFAVPFSLATSLGLGALALDLPLTADEASRGLVPPATAIALMGKGGSVLLLTMLFMAVTSAGSSELIAVSSLCTYDIYRTYINPDASGERILSVSRAVVVGFGCFMGLFAVILNKAGVSLGWMYLAMGVLIGSAVLPIAFMLLWRKANAVGAIVGTITGCILGIVTWLSVASIEYGRVNLDTTGRNAPMLAGNLASILAGGAIHALCSLLWPQNYTWDTTRQITMVEKEESDLNEDELKEEKLKTAKSWIVKWGVGFTVVIVMLWPLLTIPAGEFSVGYFTFWAVIAIAWGSIGSAVIIGLPLIESWETIKNVCSGMFTNDRLMEKVEEMNFKLNSIMLAIPEAEKAYLVEKENKKK; encoded by the exons ATGGCTATCGAGATCAAACGGAAGGCTCCCCATGCTCATACGGTTTGCGAGATTGTAAAGGCTCG CTGGGGAAAAGCTGCACATTTCGTCTTCCTTACTTTCTGCCTTATGACAAACATCATCGTGACGGCGATGTTGCTACTCGGTGGTGGTTCTGTGGTGAACGCACTTACGGGGGTGAACATATATGCCGCTAGCTTCTTAATACCACTTGGGGTAATTGTTTATACATTAGCAGGAGGGCTTAAAGCTACCTTCTTGGCTAGCTACATACACTCTGTCATTG TGCATGTGGCTTTGGTTATCTTCGTATACCTAGTTTATACAGCTAGTGACAAGCTTGGTAGCCCCAGCATCATACACCACCATTTGCAGGAAGTTGCTAGCAAGTTAAGAACATGTAAGGAGCCAATTTCCCACAATGGACAATCTTGTGGTCCTATTGCTGGGAACTACAAAGGTTCTTATCTCACAATAATGAGTTCTGGGGGTCTTGTTTTTGGGATTATAAACATTGTGGGCAATTTTGGCACTGTTTTTGTTGACAAT GGATATTGGGTGAGTGCCATTGCCGCTCGACCTTCATCAACTCATAAAGGGTATTTGTTGGGAGGGCTTGTATGGTTTGCTGTGCCATTCTCTTTGGCAACATCATTGGGTCTTGGAGCCCTTGCCCTTGATCTACCACTAACAGCTGACGAGGCAAGCCGTGGACTGGTTCCTCCTGCTACTGCCATAGCTTTGATGGGAAAAGGAGGATCCGTACTTCTACTTACCATGCTATTTAT GGCTGTTACATCGGCTGGTTCTTCTGAGCTAATTGCTGTTTCCTCGTTATGCACATATGATATCTACCGTACCTATATAAACCCAGATGCCAGTGGGGAGAGAATCCTGAGTGTTTCAAGGGCTGTTGTGGTAGGCTTTGGATGTTTCATGGGATTGTTTGCTGTAATATTAAACAAGGCTGGAGTTTCATTGGGTTGGATGTATCTTGCCATGGGAGTGCTTATTGGTTCAGCAGTTCTCCCAATTGCTTTTATGCTTCTTTGGAGGAAAGCAAATGCTGTTGGGGCCATTGTAGGGACGATTACCGGTTGCATTTTGGGAATTGTCACTTGGTTATCGGTGGCAAGCATTGAATATGGCCGAGTAAACCTCGACACAACCGGTCGAAATGCACCGATGCTTGCCGGAAACCTGGCTTCCATACTTGCAGGTGGAGCCATTCATGCTCTGTGCAGTCTTTTATGGCCTCAAAACTATACCTGGGACACCACAAGGCAGATAACAATGGTGGAGAAGGAAGAGAGTGATTTGAATGAAGATGAGTTGAaagaggaaaaactaaaaacagcCAAATCATGGATAGTGAAATGGGGTGTTGGTTTTACAGTTGTCATCGTTATGCTGTGGCCTCTACTCACTATTCCTGCAG GGGAGTTTAGTGTTGGCTATTTCACATTCTGGGCGGTCATTGCTATAGCATGGGGCAGTATCGGATCAGCAGTTATTATTGGTTTACCATTAATTGAAAGCTGGGAAACCATAAAAAATGTTTGCAGTGGCATGTTTACAAATGATAGACTAATGGAAAAGGTTGAGGAGATGAATTTCAAGCTGAATAGTATTATGTTGGCAATTCCAGAAGCAGAGAAAGCATATTTGGTGGAGAAAGAAAACAAGAAGAAGTAG
- the LOC105795152 gene encoding cytochrome c biogenesis protein CCS1, chloroplastic encodes METLLNPSKTPNLFIPKTHLFKPYFLHSNFNPQPHSSFNRRPLSITITCKVKTSQGRKNDGKNISKKIVLTDSAPELSNEEIKAKPKGGGKAWGVIKKFPKRVLAILSNLPLAIGEMFTVAGLMALGTAIDQGESPEYYFQKYPEENPIFGFFTWRWVLTLGFDHMFSSPVFLGTLILLGTSLMACTYTTQIPLVKVARRWSFLQSANSIRKQEFSDTLPQASVSDLGVILMGAGYEVFLKGPSLYAFKGLAGRFAPIGVHLAMLLIMAGGTLSATGSFRGSVTVPQGLNFVMGDVLGPTGFLSTPTEAFNTEVHVNKFYMDYYDSGEVSQFHTDLSLFDMNGKEVMRKTLSVNDPLRYGGITIYQTDWSFSALQILKDGEGPFNLAMAPLTINGDKKLFGTFLPVGDTDSSNVKGISMLARDLQSIVLYDKQGKFAGVRRPNSKLPIEIDGTKIVIVDAIGSSGLDLKTDPGVPAVYAGFGALMLTTCISYLSHAQIWALQDGTTVIVGGKTNRAKAEFPDEMNCLLDQVPEIVESSISKKPDNIGG; translated from the exons ATGGAAACTCTGTTAAAcccatcaaaaaccccaaatctTTTTATACCAAAAACCCATCTCTTTAAACCCTATTTTCTTCATTCTAATTTTAATCCTCAACCCCATAGTTCCTTCAACAGGAGACCTCTCTCAATCACCATTACTTGCAAAGTGAAAACCTCTCAAGGTCGTAAAAACGATGGGAAGAACATATCTAAGAAGATTGTATTAACGGATTCAGCTCCAGAACTGAGTAATGAGGAAATTAAAGCAAAGCCAAAGGGTGGAGGAAAAGCTTGGGGGGTTATTAAGAAATTTCCCAAAAGAGTTTTGGCCATCTTGTCTAACTTGCCTTTGGCTATTGGTGAAATGTTCACTGTCGCTGGCCTTATGGCTCTTG GTACTGCAATTGATCAAGGGGAATCCCCTGAATACTATTTCCAAAAGTACCCTGAAGAAAATCCAATTTTTGGGTTCTTCACTTGGAGATGGGTTCTTACCCTTGGATTTGATCATATGTTTTCATCCCCAGTCTTCCTTGGAACTTTGATTCTTCTTGGTACATCACTTATGGCTTGCACTTACACAACACAAATCCCACTTGTTAAGGTCGCAAGAAG ATGGAGCTTTTTGCAGTCAGCTAATAGCATCCGAAAGCAAGAATTCTCAGATACCCTTCCTCAAGCATCGGTTAGTGATTTGGGTGTTATTCTCATGGGAGCTGGATATGAG GTTTTCTTGAAAGGGCCATCATTATATGCTTTTAAGGGACTGGCTGGTCGGTTTGCACCGATcggagtacatttagcaatgcTGCTGATAATGGCAGGTGGAACACTTAGTGCAACAGGGAGCTTCCGAGGGTCGGTCACTGTTCCGCAGGGACTCAATTTTGTTATGGGAGATGTACTGGGTCCAACCGGCTTTCTTTCCACCCCTACCGAAGCTTTCAATACAGAAGTTCATGTTAACAAATTCTATATGGACTACTACGATAGCGGAGAG GTTTCACAATTTCACACCGATCTATCATTGTTCGATATGAATGGGAAGGAAGTAATGAGAAAAACACTAAGTGTAAATGACCCTTTAAGATATGGTGGGATTACCATATACCAGACAGATTGGAGTTTTTCGGCACTGCAGATACTTAAGGACGGTGAAGGGCCATTCAATTTGGCAATGGCACCTCTAACGATCAATGGAGACAAGAAGCTTTTCGGGACGTTTCTACCAGTAGGGGACACTGATTCTTCTAATGTCAAAGGaat ATCGATGCTTGCTCGGGATCTGCAGTCTATTGTCCTATATGATAAACAAGGGAAATTTGCTGGGGTGCGACGACCTAACTCTAAACTTCCTATAGAGATTGATGGAACGAAAATCGTCATCGTCGATGCAATCGGAAGTAGTGGTCTTGACTTGAAG ACCGATCCGGGGGTCCCAGCAGTCTATGCTGGATTTGGTGCTCTAATGCTCACAACTTGCATCAGTTATTTATCTCATGCACAG ATATGGGCGTTGCAAGATGGGACAACAGTAATCGTTGGAGGAAAGACTAACCGAGCCAAGGCTGAATTTCCAGATGAGATGAACTGCTTGCTTGATCAGGTTCCTGAAATAGTCGAGTCATCCATTTCCAAGAAACCAGATAACATTGGTGGCTAG
- the LOC105795148 gene encoding urea-proton symporter DUR3 isoform X1: MSQKCPPFEFSGKYYDVQEGIGCVRQNSFFEGKAVLNQGLGYSVILGFGAFFAFFTSFLVWLEKRYVGSRHTSEWFNTAGRNVKTGLIASVIVSQWTWAATILQSSNVAWQYGISGPFWYASGATIQVLLFGVMAIEIKRKAPHAHTVCEIVKARWGKAAHFVFLTFCLMTNIIVTAMLLLGGGSVVNALTGVNIYAASFLIPLGVIVYTLAGGLKATFLASYIHSVIVHVALVIFVYLVYTASDKLGSPSIIHHHLQEVASKLRTCKEPISHNGQSCGPIAGNYKGSYLTIMSSGGLVFGIINIVGNFGTVFVDNGYWVSAIAARPSSTHKGYLLGGLVWFAVPFSLATSLGLGALALDLPLTADEASRGLVPPATAIALMGKGGSVLLLTMLFMAVTSAGSSELIAVSSLCTYDIYRTYINPDASGERILSVSRAVVVGFGCFMGLFAVILNKAGVSLGWMYLAMGVLIGSAVLPIAFMLLWRKANAVGAIVGTITGCILGIVTWLSVASIEYGRVNLDTTGRNAPMLAGNLASILAGGAIHALCSLLWPQNYTWDTTRQITMVEKEESDLNEDELKEEKLKTAKSWIVKWGVGFTVVIVMLWPLLTIPAGEFSVGYFTFWAVIAIAWGSIGSAVIIGLPLIESWETIKNVCSGMFTNDRLMEKVEEMNFKLNSIMLAIPEAEKAYLVEKENKKK, encoded by the exons ATGAGCCAAAAGTGTCCTCCCTTTGAGTTTTCAGGCAAGTACTATGATGTCCAAGAAGGTATAGGGTGTGTAAGGCAAAACAGTTTCTTTGAAGGCAAAGCAGTGCTGAACCAAGGCCTTGGCTATTCTGTGATTCTTGGGTTTGGtgctttttttgcttttttcacttcctttttg GTGTGGTTAGAGAAGCGATATGTTGGTTCACGCCACACGTCCGAATGGTTCAATACAGCCGGCCGGAATGTCAAAACGGGGCTTATCGCGAGCGTGATCGTATCGCAG TGGACATGGGCTGCTACCATTTTGCAAAGTTCCAATGTTGCTTGGCAGTATGGAATTAGTGGACCTTTTTGGTATGCTAGTGGTGCTACAATCCAG GTACTATTATTCGGTGTTATGGCTATCGAGATCAAACGGAAGGCTCCCCATGCTCATACGGTTTGCGAGATTGTAAAGGCTCG CTGGGGAAAAGCTGCACATTTCGTCTTCCTTACTTTCTGCCTTATGACAAACATCATCGTGACGGCGATGTTGCTACTCGGTGGTGGTTCTGTGGTGAACGCACTTACGGGGGTGAACATATATGCCGCTAGCTTCTTAATACCACTTGGGGTAATTGTTTATACATTAGCAGGAGGGCTTAAAGCTACCTTCTTGGCTAGCTACATACACTCTGTCATTG TGCATGTGGCTTTGGTTATCTTCGTATACCTAGTTTATACAGCTAGTGACAAGCTTGGTAGCCCCAGCATCATACACCACCATTTGCAGGAAGTTGCTAGCAAGTTAAGAACATGTAAGGAGCCAATTTCCCACAATGGACAATCTTGTGGTCCTATTGCTGGGAACTACAAAGGTTCTTATCTCACAATAATGAGTTCTGGGGGTCTTGTTTTTGGGATTATAAACATTGTGGGCAATTTTGGCACTGTTTTTGTTGACAAT GGATATTGGGTGAGTGCCATTGCCGCTCGACCTTCATCAACTCATAAAGGGTATTTGTTGGGAGGGCTTGTATGGTTTGCTGTGCCATTCTCTTTGGCAACATCATTGGGTCTTGGAGCCCTTGCCCTTGATCTACCACTAACAGCTGACGAGGCAAGCCGTGGACTGGTTCCTCCTGCTACTGCCATAGCTTTGATGGGAAAAGGAGGATCCGTACTTCTACTTACCATGCTATTTAT GGCTGTTACATCGGCTGGTTCTTCTGAGCTAATTGCTGTTTCCTCGTTATGCACATATGATATCTACCGTACCTATATAAACCCAGATGCCAGTGGGGAGAGAATCCTGAGTGTTTCAAGGGCTGTTGTGGTAGGCTTTGGATGTTTCATGGGATTGTTTGCTGTAATATTAAACAAGGCTGGAGTTTCATTGGGTTGGATGTATCTTGCCATGGGAGTGCTTATTGGTTCAGCAGTTCTCCCAATTGCTTTTATGCTTCTTTGGAGGAAAGCAAATGCTGTTGGGGCCATTGTAGGGACGATTACCGGTTGCATTTTGGGAATTGTCACTTGGTTATCGGTGGCAAGCATTGAATATGGCCGAGTAAACCTCGACACAACCGGTCGAAATGCACCGATGCTTGCCGGAAACCTGGCTTCCATACTTGCAGGTGGAGCCATTCATGCTCTGTGCAGTCTTTTATGGCCTCAAAACTATACCTGGGACACCACAAGGCAGATAACAATGGTGGAGAAGGAAGAGAGTGATTTGAATGAAGATGAGTTGAaagaggaaaaactaaaaacagcCAAATCATGGATAGTGAAATGGGGTGTTGGTTTTACAGTTGTCATCGTTATGCTGTGGCCTCTACTCACTATTCCTGCAG GGGAGTTTAGTGTTGGCTATTTCACATTCTGGGCGGTCATTGCTATAGCATGGGGCAGTATCGGATCAGCAGTTATTATTGGTTTACCATTAATTGAAAGCTGGGAAACCATAAAAAATGTTTGCAGTGGCATGTTTACAAATGATAGACTAATGGAAAAGGTTGAGGAGATGAATTTCAAGCTGAATAGTATTATGTTGGCAATTCCAGAAGCAGAGAAAGCATATTTGGTGGAGAAAGAAAACAAGAAGAAGTAG
- the LOC105795151 gene encoding UPF0496 protein At4g34320, translating into MGNHTSKKASETTSSSAAMNVSNNLHSTTELSSYEAACKLDMELQTFDTNVQARTNQVINTLAVGVEVRALSFDSLKEVTDCLLEMNQEIVKVILEFKKDIWKNQELFELVEEYFDNSLKTLDFCSALEKCLKRARDSQLLILVALQQFDEETETGGRDSGSEIKYARTLEELKNFKAAGDPFTEEFFQNFQSVYKQQMAMLEKLQLRKNKLDKKLRYIHAWRKVSSMIFVATFATVLICSVVAAAMAAPPVAAALAAAASIPLGSMGKWIDSLWKNYENALKGQKEVISSMQAGTYVAIKDLDNIRILIDRLEIEIESMLKTADFAVEEEAVKVGIDEIKKKLGIFMKNVEDLGQQADICSRDVRRARTVVLQRIIKHPNN; encoded by the coding sequence ATGGGAAATCATACCAGCAAGAAGGCATCTGAAACAACATCATCATCGGCGGCTATGAATGTTAGCAACAATTTACATTCCACGACCGAACTGAGTTCCTACGAAGCAGCTTGTAAGCTCGACATGGAGTTGCAGACCTTCGACACTAATGTCCAGGCTCGAACAAATCAAGTGATCAACACACTTGCAGTCGGTGTCGAAGTCCGAGCACTTTCATTCGATTCATTAAAAGAGGTAACCGACTGTCTTTTAGAAATGAACCAAGAGATCGTTAAAGTTATCTTGGAATTTAAGAAAGACATATGGAAGAACCAAGAACTGTTCGAGCTAGTCGAAGAATACTTCGACAACAGCTTGAAAACACTCGATTTTTGCTCGGCATTAGAGAAGTGTTTGAAACGTGCGCGCGACAGTCAGTTACTGATCCTCGTCGCATTACAACAGTTTGATGAGGAAACAGAAACTGGCGGCCGTGATAGTGGCAGTGAAATTAAATACGCGAGAACATTAGAAGAGTTGAAGAACTTCAAGGCGGCCGGAGATCCATTCACCGAagaattctttcaaaattttcaatctgTTTATAAACAACAAATGGCAATGCTTGAAAAATTACAACTTCGTAAGAACAAGCTCGATAAGAAGCTAAGGTACATACATGCATGGCGGAAGGTGTCCAGTATGATATTCGTCGCTACGTTCGCCACTGTTTTGATATGTTCCGTCGTGGCGGCCGCCATGGCTGCACCACCGGTCGCAGCGGCTCTCGCAGCTGCAGCATCAATCCCATTAGGTTCGATGGGGAAATGGATTGATTCTTTATGGAAAAACTACGAAAACGCATTGAAAGGACAAAAGGAAGTGATTAGTTCGATGCAAGCAGGAACATACGTTGCCATTAAAGATTTGGATAACATAAGAATCCTCATTGATAGGTTGGAGATTGAGATTGAATCCATGTTGAAAACTGCAGATTTTGCAGTTGAAGAAGAAGCAGTGAAAGTTGGGAtcgatgaaattaaaaagaaactgGGGATATTTATGAAGAACGTGGAGGATTTAGGACAACAAGCTGATATTTGTAGCAGAGATGTTAGAAGAGCAAGGACTGTTGTTCTTCAAAGAATTATAAAACATCCCAACAACTGA
- the LOC105795149 gene encoding probable NAD(P)H dehydrogenase (quinone) FQR1-like 2: protein MGKGGGCIFSKKRSTIEASDQDLADPVRDAPVQNQIENSLFQEESKKLKVFIVFYSMYGHVECLAKRMKKGVDSIDGVEGFLYRVPETLPMDVLEQMRVPQKEDELPFVSVDDLVEADGLLFGFPTRFGSMASQMKAFFDSTAHLWEQQRLAGVPAGFFVSTGTQGGGQETTAWTAITQLAHHGMVYVPIGYTFGAGMFKMDSIRGGSPYGAGVYSGDGTREPSETELALAEHQGRYMAGIVRRFATPRNN from the exons ATGGGTAAAGGAGGTGGTTGTATATTCAGCAAGAAAAGATCAACCATAGAAGCATCAGATCAAGATCTTGCAGACCCTGTTAGGGATGCTCCTGTTCAGAACCAAATTGAGAACAGTTTATTTCAAGAAGAATCGAAGAAACTCAAGGTGTTCATAGTTTTTTACTCCATGTATGGTCATGTGGAATGTTTAGCTAAAAGGATGAAGAAAGGAGTGGATTCCATTGATGGGGTTGAAGGGTTTTTGTATAGGGTTCCGGAGACACTACCGATGGATGTATTGGAACAGATGAGGGTGCCACAGAAGGAAGATGAGTTGCCTTTTGTATCGGTTGATGATTTGGTGGAGGCTGATGGGTTGTTGTTCGGTTTTCCGACGAGGTTCGGTTCCATGGCGTCACAGATGAAGGCTTTTTTCGATTCTACGGCACACTTGTGGGAGCAACAGAGGCTTGCAGGTGTGCCTGCTGGTTTCTTTGTGAGCACCGGGACACAAGGCGGCGGCCAGGAGACGACCGC GTGGACTGCCATCACACAGTTAGCTCACCATGGGATGGTTTATGTTCCTATTGGCTACACTTTTGGTGCTGGAATGTTCAAAATGGATTCAATCAGAGGAGGATCCCCATACGGTGCCGGTGTTTATTCCGGTGACGGCACAAGGGAACCAAGTGAAACAGAGCTAGCTCTTGCTGAGCATCAAGGGAGATACATGGCTGGAATTGTCAGAAGGTTTGCCACTCCTCGTAACAACTAG